The proteins below come from a single Papaver somniferum cultivar HN1 chromosome 11, ASM357369v1, whole genome shotgun sequence genomic window:
- the LOC113323190 gene encoding probable WRKY transcription factor 53 — protein MEENNTTGMGYLDPKLFILNELAQAKELLKLLETDLHTATSTDGSKLLIPLILSYFEKSLSLLNGSKSEAGNNQSQITASETDSTPTDSPRSVNRSPRSDSESDLMEPPSKKRKTVARWTEQVRVCEQTGLEGPLDDGYSWRKYGQKDILGAAYPRGYYRCTHRAAQGCLAMKQVQRSDEDSSIFNVTYCVRHTCVQAPHLLPGQSQNKAGLEHQKPTKSSQETIINFQTGCHGETPDSGTTKVVQRSPSFSFPSVPVPRSPSFSFPAASIPIPCDEQKENNNNIFYSMTPDNHFVASPFSSPSTSGSNSVCSNYGLVNNLEDGQDLQTSDFDLSEFTSAFDSPDLYMDFDFLDSNFRFDM, from the exons ATGGAGGAAAACAATACTACCGGCATGGGTTATTTGGATCCGAAACTATTCATACTCAATGAACTAGCTCAAGCGAAGGAGCTGCTGAAACTGTTGGAAACTGATCTTCATACTGCTACTTCCACTGATGGAAGCAAGTTGTTAATACCTCTAATATTATCATACTTTGAGAAGTCTCTCTCCTTGTTAAATGGAAGCAAGTCAGAAGCCGGCAACAATCAATCTCAAATTACGGCATCGGAGACAGATAGCACTCCTACCGATTCACCTCGTTCTGTTAACAGAAGTCCTCGGAGCGATTCCGAATCCGATCTAATGGAACCTCCCTCCAAGAAGAG GAAAACAGTGGCGAGATGGACAGAACAAGTACGTGTTTGCGAACAGACAGGACTTGAAGGACCTCTAGATGACGGGTATAGTTGGAGGAAATATGGACAGAAAGACATTCTCGGAGCCGCATATCCCAGAGGCTATTATAGATGTACACATAGAGCTGCTCAAGGGTGTTTAgcaatgaaacaagttcaacgTTCCGACGAAGATTCATCGATCTTTAATGTTACCTATTGTGTTAGACATACTTGTGTTCAAGCACCACATTTACTACCAGGGCAATCACAAAACAAAGCTGGTCTAGAACATCAAAAGCCAACAAAATCATCACAAGAAACAATTATCAATTTTCAAACAGGTTGTCATGGTGAAACGCCGGATTCCGGCACGACAAAAGTAGTACAAAGATCACCTTCATTTTCATTTCCTTCGGTTCCGGTGCCTAGATCGCCTTCATTCTCATTTCCTGCGGCTTCAATACCAATTCCATgtgatgaacaaaaagaaaataacaacAACATTTTTTATTCAATGACACCTGATAATCACTTCGTGGCTAGTCCTTTTTCGTCTCCGTCAACTTCAGGATCCAATTCCGTTTGTTCTAATTATGGACTAGTGAACAACTTAGAAGATGGACAGGATTTACAAACTTCGGATTTCGATCTTTCTGAATTCACTTCAGCATTTGATTCTCCGGATCTTTAcatggattttgattttcttGATTCTAATTTTCGGTTTGATATGTAG